The following are encoded together in the Planctomycetia bacterium genome:
- a CDS encoding ABC transporter permease subunit, whose protein sequence is MLSMITDLFGPIFAKEMVEMSRRWRYYQNRILFGAVVLLVLWLVYEESQWMVRIQGKTTVATLARMAEHFFLGYLWVQYLAVYIFVPFFLTGVISGEREQKTLDLLFTTQLTNREIIFGKLLSRVVSMVLLILSGVPIVAMTMLFGGVNAQVFVHALIATMVALLYVSSFAIYFSTTTKTTLGALIRTYWWMLCWLLVIPMLIFAGAEVLHSLEVMYQLEIFGKLSPAFSRDGIYFLALTIVCLINPLAMFVISVEDFTAMRISAVLGPWYFWWMLILPVLWSCLLIYLAMRRVRIEPGPGRLMQRIRRAITWVVNLILLKPVTSRLLKHLPKSKPDQWLWFPVENPLWQRSRRAFVYDRENHLQRAQLGGWILVILALVYLVTLDENFFRRVESIIVFMVWPWLGLAIMACLTAGICIVNDRRRGFLEFILVTPLEAHEVIFGTFLSVWRHVKKVYLLIITVMLLFVLADQVTFSNAVLSIFMGTLVTMGFVLHGITCSLVARSVTGALFAGFSLPVVTVILVPMVFGMFREDGLMTLWLLCMLLLPLAWLLTLWTRHAFTVSLLSIQVHLFLVCLCSCWIMGNSRNPYFDSISFIHPAMMTLIPLDRSTYEYSMRNQLSRFYPVLTVMYATGLALHLIWLFWWLCKNYETLSGRHEKARGSRRKSVQIKPQRETVAATP, encoded by the coding sequence ATGCTCTCGATGATTACAGACCTGTTCGGTCCGATCTTCGCCAAGGAAATGGTGGAGATGTCGCGTCGATGGAGGTATTACCAGAATCGCATACTATTTGGCGCTGTGGTGCTGCTGGTTTTATGGTTGGTCTATGAAGAATCGCAGTGGATGGTTCGAATTCAGGGCAAAACAACAGTCGCAACCCTGGCCCGCATGGCGGAGCACTTTTTTCTGGGCTACCTGTGGGTGCAGTACCTTGCGGTCTATATTTTTGTCCCCTTTTTTCTCACCGGTGTCATTTCGGGGGAACGTGAACAAAAGACACTTGATCTGCTGTTTACCACGCAACTCACCAACCGGGAAATCATCTTCGGCAAGCTGCTTAGCCGTGTGGTTTCAATGGTGCTGCTGATTCTGAGCGGTGTGCCCATTGTTGCCATGACCATGTTGTTCGGCGGCGTGAATGCTCAGGTATTTGTCCACGCACTGATAGCTACCATGGTGGCGTTGCTGTATGTCAGTTCTTTTGCCATCTATTTTTCCACGACGACCAAAACCACACTCGGTGCGTTGATCAGAACCTACTGGTGGATGCTGTGCTGGCTGCTGGTGATTCCCATGCTGATTTTTGCCGGTGCAGAAGTGCTTCACAGTCTGGAAGTGATGTACCAACTGGAAATATTTGGAAAATTGAGCCCCGCGTTTTCTCGCGATGGAATCTATTTTCTGGCCTTAACCATTGTTTGCCTGATCAATCCATTAGCGATGTTCGTGATATCAGTCGAAGATTTCACGGCCATGCGGATCAGTGCCGTGTTAGGCCCCTGGTATTTCTGGTGGATGTTGATTTTGCCGGTGCTCTGGTCCTGCCTTTTGATTTACCTGGCCATGCGGCGTGTGCGAATAGAACCAGGGCCAGGTAGATTGATGCAACGCATACGGCGGGCAATTACCTGGGTGGTGAATCTGATCCTGCTCAAGCCGGTCACTAGCCGCTTGCTCAAGCATCTGCCCAAAAGTAAGCCTGATCAATGGCTCTGGTTTCCGGTCGAAAATCCACTCTGGCAACGGTCAAGGCGGGCATTCGTCTACGATCGGGAGAATCACTTGCAGCGTGCTCAATTAGGTGGCTGGATTCTGGTGATTCTGGCTCTTGTATATCTCGTAACACTGGATGAAAACTTTTTCCGACGCGTCGAATCGATTATCGTTTTCATGGTTTGGCCCTGGCTGGGCCTGGCAATCATGGCTTGCCTGACTGCTGGCATCTGTATTGTGAATGACCGGCGACGTGGTTTCCTTGAGTTTATTCTGGTGACGCCACTCGAAGCCCATGAAGTCATATTCGGGACATTCCTCTCGGTCTGGCGACATGTCAAGAAAGTTTACCTGCTCATTATTACGGTCATGCTGCTCTTTGTACTTGCAGACCAGGTTACGTTTAGCAATGCAGTGCTCTCCATATTTATGGGTACGTTAGTCACGATGGGGTTTGTGCTGCATGGCATAACCTGCTCGCTGGTAGCCCGCTCGGTAACGGGTGCCCTCTTCGCTGGTTTCAGCCTGCCGGTGGTGACCGTCATTCTCGTGCCGATGGTCTTTGGCATGTTCCGGGAGGATGGACTGATGACCCTCTGGCTGCTCTGTATGCTTCTGTTGCCTCTTGCCTGGCTGCTCACGCTGTGGACCAGGCATGCCTTTACGGTGTCGTTACTATCGATACAGGTTCATTTATTTCTGGTATGCCTGTGCTCGTGCTGGATCATGGGTAACTCTCGTAATCCGTATTTTGATTCCATTAGTTTCATCCATCCGGCTATGATGACGCTGATTCCTCTGGATCGTTCTACCTATGAATACAGTATGCGCAATCAATTATCACGCTTCTATCCAGTATTGACCGTCATGTATGCCACTGGCCTGGCCTTGCACCTGATCTGGCTGTTCTGGTGGCTATGCAAAAACTACGAAACACTCAGTGGCAGGCACGAAAAAGCACGTGGTTCTCGCAGAAAATCGGTGCAAATCAAACCCCAACGAGAAACTGTTGCTGCAACTCCATGA
- a CDS encoding RsmD family RNA methyltransferase: protein MQYRLRIIGGDLRGRKIDVKLDPKLRPMSDRARGAFFNILMHEIPERPFFDIFAGSGAVGLEALSRGARQSTFIEKDGAAVQAILKHAKIFGVSDQVRVLQVDAYRWIEKGAIPKEPANYFLGPPYTDISEQASAIRNSVEVLQSKIAPGSVLVLQTDDDYDPEQLPDASQWDVRRYGRNQLAIWHQPDASRTRTEDADVRTVGTDTSA from the coding sequence GTGCAGTACCGTTTACGTATTATTGGCGGCGATCTTCGTGGTCGAAAGATCGATGTGAAACTCGATCCCAAGCTCCGGCCCATGTCGGATCGGGCTAGGGGAGCGTTCTTCAACATTCTGATGCACGAAATACCCGAACGGCCTTTTTTCGACATCTTTGCAGGTAGCGGAGCTGTCGGACTGGAAGCATTGAGCCGCGGAGCCAGACAGTCTACGTTCATCGAAAAAGATGGCGCTGCTGTACAGGCTATTCTGAAACACGCAAAAATATTTGGTGTCAGTGACCAGGTACGGGTGCTCCAGGTTGATGCCTATCGATGGATTGAAAAAGGAGCCATTCCCAAAGAACCTGCGAATTACTTTCTGGGTCCACCCTATACGGATATCAGTGAGCAGGCTTCTGCCATCCGGAACAGCGTGGAAGTATTACAATCAAAGATAGCTCCCGGGTCAGTGTTGGTGCTCCAGACCGATGATGACTACGATCCGGAACAACTACCCGATGCCTCACAGTGGGACGTTCGTCGATATGGCCGGAACCAGCTTGCCATCTGGCATCAACCCGACGCCAGCCGAACACGCACAGAAGATGCGGATGTTCGCACTGTCGGTACTGACACGTCTGCGTGA
- a CDS encoding PPC domain-containing protein, whose product MLRYLAVLVCLSISVHALHAQPVPRLNVLSPAGGQVGTEVKVVLTGTDLDEVTSLLIAPAGLTAERTPDPAKKGAFLPNAFTVKIPKETVTGNFDVRAVGTWGATNPRAFVVGELPEYAEKEPNNDVPQAQSISLNSTVNGVIQSPADVDYYTVSCKQNETIIVHILAESMDSRLEPDVRVFQASGKLISANRPRAVPDGICTFTAPVDGVYLIRICAHAHVEGNPESFYRLSVSTRPWIEAIYPGMVEPGKATSGTIWGYNLPGGTADPSFVVNGQPLQKLNVTLTPPADAHAAQQLQGQCWIPSFRSTLDGFFYRTRNAAGWSNAVPVTYAHAPIIVEAADHGTAAKAQPITLPCELAGRIERRNDRDWYAFTGKAGEFIAMEAFAERLGVPVDLYFALYRDNGTLISEYDDQSEPVLYHRFYGRTDDPSVRVTLPADGKYHLLVSSRDATLRGDPRLMYRISLNKPRPDFRVVAADANPVNPGAIRLVPGGKQLADLVVFRRGGFTGPITIGVEGLPAGVTCEANSIPAGANTGLIVFSATNKAAVGNVNLVIKATASIDGQTVTREVRTGCLVWPNVNEQNNSPGISRLCRAMVLSVCAGKPAFRISSVEKELKLPAGAGHNLKVKVERLWPEAKTPIIITALHLPAGVTFNNNQPLTLAADKNDAEIRLQVQPNSQAKQFPLVLRAVTQVPFAKDPQAKQKPTIQISDWSSPCPVEVYRELVEVTVPSSPVSLKPEGEATVELKLKRLNNYQGAFTVQVQGLPGGITAVPLTIAEKAVEAKLVLKANRNATAVKTDNVRVRFSGTVNGVNLVTEIKLPIEVVKADVAKPQAPAKKK is encoded by the coding sequence ATGCTTCGATACCTTGCAGTTCTTGTCTGTCTTTCTATTTCTGTTCATGCTTTGCACGCTCAGCCCGTGCCTCGTCTGAATGTACTTTCACCCGCTGGAGGGCAGGTAGGCACTGAGGTCAAAGTCGTGCTCACAGGCACTGATCTGGATGAGGTCACCAGCCTGCTGATTGCACCCGCGGGTTTAACCGCTGAACGAACACCTGACCCTGCCAAGAAGGGTGCATTCCTGCCCAATGCCTTTACCGTCAAGATTCCCAAAGAAACTGTTACAGGCAACTTTGATGTGCGTGCTGTTGGCACCTGGGGAGCCACCAACCCTCGGGCATTTGTCGTAGGCGAACTGCCCGAATATGCGGAAAAAGAACCCAACAACGATGTCCCCCAGGCTCAGAGCATTTCGCTTAACTCTACGGTGAACGGAGTCATTCAAAGTCCTGCTGATGTTGATTATTATACCGTCAGTTGCAAACAGAATGAAACCATTATTGTTCACATCCTCGCTGAGAGTATGGACAGCCGTCTGGAACCCGATGTTCGCGTTTTTCAAGCATCCGGGAAACTCATCTCTGCCAATCGACCTCGCGCTGTACCCGATGGAATCTGCACCTTTACTGCTCCCGTCGATGGCGTTTACCTGATCCGAATCTGTGCACATGCCCATGTCGAAGGAAATCCAGAGTCGTTCTATCGTTTAAGTGTTTCGACACGCCCCTGGATTGAAGCCATCTACCCTGGCATGGTAGAGCCAGGCAAAGCGACTTCAGGAACGATCTGGGGTTACAATTTGCCAGGCGGAACTGCTGATCCCAGTTTTGTCGTCAATGGCCAGCCTCTTCAGAAACTAAATGTCACGCTGACGCCCCCTGCCGATGCACATGCTGCACAGCAGTTGCAGGGTCAATGCTGGATACCTTCTTTCAGGTCAACTCTGGACGGTTTCTTTTATCGCACCAGGAACGCTGCAGGCTGGTCTAATGCCGTGCCAGTAACCTATGCTCATGCACCAATCATCGTGGAAGCAGCGGATCATGGCACTGCAGCCAAGGCACAACCGATTACCCTGCCTTGTGAACTGGCAGGCCGCATTGAACGACGTAATGACCGCGACTGGTATGCATTCACCGGCAAGGCGGGCGAATTCATTGCCATGGAAGCCTTTGCCGAGCGGTTGGGTGTCCCGGTTGATCTCTATTTCGCCTTGTACCGGGACAATGGCACACTGATCAGCGAGTACGACGATCAAAGTGAACCGGTGTTGTATCATCGCTTTTACGGTCGGACCGACGATCCATCGGTTCGAGTCACATTGCCTGCTGATGGAAAATATCATCTGCTGGTGAGCAGTCGGGATGCGACTCTGCGAGGTGATCCCCGACTGATGTATCGGATCAGTTTGAACAAACCGAGACCCGATTTTCGCGTGGTGGCAGCCGACGCCAATCCGGTTAACCCAGGCGCCATCAGGCTGGTGCCAGGCGGCAAACAGCTTGCAGATCTGGTGGTGTTCCGACGAGGTGGATTTACCGGCCCGATTACCATCGGTGTGGAGGGGTTGCCTGCCGGGGTGACCTGTGAAGCAAACTCCATCCCCGCCGGTGCCAACACCGGTTTGATCGTGTTTTCCGCAACGAATAAAGCAGCCGTTGGGAATGTGAATCTGGTCATCAAGGCAACCGCAAGCATTGATGGACAGACGGTGACAAGGGAAGTACGAACAGGATGCCTGGTATGGCCTAATGTCAATGAACAGAACAACAGTCCGGGCATCAGTCGACTTTGCCGGGCTATGGTACTTTCAGTTTGTGCGGGTAAACCGGCATTCCGGATCAGTTCGGTGGAGAAAGAACTGAAACTTCCAGCGGGAGCCGGACATAACCTCAAAGTAAAAGTAGAACGTCTTTGGCCGGAAGCCAAAACTCCAATCATCATCACCGCGTTGCATCTGCCAGCTGGGGTAACGTTCAATAACAATCAGCCGCTCACTCTGGCAGCAGATAAAAATGATGCCGAGATCAGGCTGCAGGTGCAACCTAACAGCCAGGCCAAACAGTTTCCACTGGTTTTACGCGCAGTCACCCAGGTGCCTTTTGCCAAAGACCCGCAGGCTAAACAGAAACCAACTATTCAGATCTCTGACTGGTCATCACCCTGCCCGGTTGAAGTGTACCGTGAACTGGTCGAAGTCACCGTTCCCAGTTCACCTGTTTCGCTGAAACCTGAGGGAGAAGCTACCGTCGAACTAAAACTGAAACGCCTGAATAATTATCAGGGCGCTTTTACGGTTCAGGTACAGGGGTTGCCAGGAGGAATCACTGCAGTTCCTCTGACCATTGCGGAAAAAGCAGTGGAAGCCAAGCTGGTGCTGAAAGCCAACCGGAATGCTACTGCGGTCAAGACAGACAACGTACGAGTGCGATTTTCAGGCACGGTAAATGGAGTGAATCTCGTGACCGAGATTAAACTTCCGATTGAAGTAGTGAAAGCTGATGTGGCAAAACCTCAAGCACCAGCCAAGAAGAAGTAA
- a CDS encoding SDR family oxidoreductase, producing MRFHNKVALVTGATSGIGRVTAIAFAREGARVVVAGRRAVEGESLVAELKSHQTDALFVPTDVSREEQVNGLIEATMKTFGRLDVAFNNAGVEGLRYKPTHEQTVENYRQVMDCNVLGVLLCMKYQVPAMLKGGGGVIVNNASVTGVVGVAGMSVYAASKHAVIGLTRSAALEYSSQGVRINSVSPGVVESEMFERMSEEGSSREMLNKMHPIGRIGKPEEIASAVLYMCSPEAGFLTGANLPVDGGLTAQ from the coding sequence ATGCGATTTCACAACAAAGTTGCACTGGTTACAGGGGCCACTTCAGGTATTGGCCGGGTCACTGCCATCGCCTTTGCCCGCGAAGGAGCCAGGGTTGTGGTGGCTGGCAGACGTGCTGTAGAAGGCGAATCACTGGTTGCAGAATTGAAATCACATCAGACCGATGCCTTGTTCGTTCCAACCGATGTCAGTCGTGAAGAACAGGTCAATGGATTGATCGAAGCAACCATGAAAACCTTTGGCCGTCTGGATGTGGCATTCAACAATGCTGGTGTGGAGGGGCTACGGTACAAGCCGACGCATGAACAGACCGTGGAGAACTATCGCCAGGTAATGGATTGCAATGTTCTTGGCGTGTTGCTGTGCATGAAATATCAGGTTCCAGCCATGTTGAAAGGGGGCGGCGGGGTGATTGTCAATAATGCATCCGTAACAGGCGTGGTGGGTGTAGCAGGCATGTCAGTCTATGCTGCATCGAAACATGCCGTGATTGGTCTGACCCGTTCGGCAGCACTGGAGTATTCCAGCCAGGGTGTACGAATCAATTCGGTTTCTCCCGGCGTGGTCGAATCGGAAATGTTTGAGCGAATGTCCGAAGAGGGAAGCAGCAGGGAAATGCTGAACAAGATGCATCCCATTGGCAGAATCGGCAAGCCTGAAGAAATCGCCAGTGCGGTGTTATACATGTGTTCGCCCGAAGCAGGCTTCCTGACTGGAGCCAATCTGCCTGTGGATGGTGGTTTGACGGCACAGTAA